The Kribbella jejuensis region CGCGATCAGGCGCCGGTCGAAGCGTTGCTCCGTCAAACCCCAGCCGCCTCGATCGCATGGTCGAGCAGCGCGAGCGCCTTGATGATGGTCTGCCGGTCAGCCTCGGTGCAGTGCTCCTGCAGTGCCTGCGCCAGCCATTCCTGACGCACCTTGCGGTCGCCCTGCAACCGATGCCGGCCGACGGTCGTCAGCGACACCACCTGCCGCCGGCCGTCCGACGGATCGGGGTGCCGCTGGATCAGGTCGGCCTCGCGCAGCGCGCTCAGGATCGCGGCCATCGACTGCGGCCGGATCCGCTCCGCCGCCGCCAACTCGCTCGCCGACGCCGGGCCGTCCTTGTCCAGGCGGCTCAGCACCGACGACTGTGACGGGGTCAGGTCGTCGGTCTCGGCGAGCGCCTTCAGCCGGCGCTTGACCCGGCCGAAGACCACCCGCACCTCAGCCGCAGCTTGGGTCGCCGATGCAGAGATCACCGGACCACAATAATTTAGACAGTCTGAACTGTCCAGTTCAGACTGATCAGTTCGAGCTGACGGTTACGTCGAGAACCCCGATCACCTTGTTCAGCCGGGCGGCCACCCGCTCGGCGTCGAACCCGTTGCCCTCGACCACGACCCGCAGCTCGCCCCGGTCCAGCGACAACGCCAGCTCGCGGACGTCGTACGGATTCAGCAGTACGGCGATCCGCGCCAGCATCCCCTCGACCTCGACGACCGAGGCCGAGAACACCGTCACAGCCCTCTCCACCGCTAGCAGACTCATCGCGCGACCTCCTTGTGGCGGAGCAGACCGAACGTGAACCCGTCGACCAGCGCCCCCCAGGACGCCTCGACGATGTTGTGCCCGACGCCGACCGTCACCCACGAGCCCTCACCGTCGGCGGTCTCGATCAGGACCCTGATCACCGCGTCCGTCCCGTGCCCCTGGTCGAGGATCCGGACCTTGTAGTCGACCAGCTCGAACTTGTGCACCGCCGGGTACGCGCGCTCGATCGCCGTCCGCAGCGCGTGGTCGAGCGCGTTCACCGGCCCGTTGCCCTCGCCGGTGACGATCTCCCGCTCTCCCCCGGCGACCAGCTTCACCGTCGACTCCGACACCGCCTCGCCGTCGGCGCGCGACTCGGTGATCACCCGCCACGACTCGACGTCGAAGAAGCTCGGCCGCTTGCCGTCCACCTCCTCGGTGAGCAGCAGCCAGAACGACGCGTCGGCCGCCTCGAACGTGTACCCGCGCGACTCCAGGTCCTTCACCCGATCGGCCACCCGCCCGACGAGGTCCCGGTCGTTGCTGAGGTCGAACCCGAGCTCGCGACCCTTCAGCTCGATACTCGCCCGGCCGGCCATCTCCGACACCAGCATCCGCATGTCGTTGCCGACCAGCGCCGGATCCGTGTGCTGGTAGAGGTCCGGGTCCACCTTGATCGCGCTCGCGTGCAGCCCGGCCTTGTGCGCGAACGCGGAGAGCCCGACGTACGGCGCTCGGTTCGACGGCGGCACGTTCGTCACCTCAGCGATGGCGTGCGCGATCCGGAACGATTCGGCGAGGTTGCCCTCCGGCAGCAGTTTCATCGACCGCTTGAGCTCGAGGTTCGCGACGATCGCGAGCAGGTCGGCGTTGCCGGTACGTTCGCCGTACCCGTTGATCGTGCCCTGGACGTGCGTGACGCCGGCCTCGACAGCGGCGATCGAGTTCGCCACCGCGCAGCCGGCGTCGTTGTGACAGTGGATGCCGAGCCTGGCCCCGGTCGATTCCAGTACGTCGCGGACGACGTCCTGCAGCTCCCGCGGGAGAGTGCCGCCGTTCGTGTCGCACAGCGCCACCACGTCGGCCCCGGCCTCGGCGGCTACTCGTACGACCTCGAGCGCGTACGCCCGGTTCGCGCGGTAGCCGTCGAAGAAGTGCTCGGTGTCCAGGAAGACCCGCTGCCCGTTCTCCCGCAGGTGCCGGACGGTGTCCGCGACCATCCGGAGGTTCTCGTCCAGCGTGGTCCGCAGCGCCCGCTCGACATGCGCGTCGTGGCTCTTGGCAACGAGGGTGACGACCCCGGCGCCCGAGTCGCGGAGCGCGGCGACCTGCGGGTCGTCGGCGGCCGCGACCCCCGGCTTGCGGGTCGCGCCGAAGGCGGCGAACGTCGCGTTCCGCAGGTTCAGCTCGGTCCGCGCCCGCTCGAAGAACTCGGTGTCCTTGGGCACGGCACCCGGCCAGCCGCCCTCGATGAAGCCGACCCCCAGATCGTCCAGGTGCTGCGCGATGGCGATCTTGTCCGCCACGGACAGCGCCAACCCCTCCTGCTGCGCGCCGTCGCGCAGGGTGGTGTCGTACACGTGGAAGTCGTCCGAGATGCTCATGCGGGTCGGCCTTTCGGAGGAGCTGCGTTATTTCTTGGGCGAGGCAAACAAAAAACCCCTCGCATGGGTGCGAGAGGTCTGCGCGCTCAGGTACAGCTTGCTGAGCGCGCCTAGGGAATAATCACCCGATAGTGCTTCATGACGTTTTGCAGTCTGCCACACAATGTCCGGACCATGAGGCCCTCGTCTCGCATCCCGACCATTCAGTACGCAAACGGGTACTGGAGTTCAGGCCGTAAGTGACCAGCCCGGGTCGTCCCAGGCGGTGTAGAAGTCCTCGCGGGTCAGCGGCCGCAGGCCCCAGTCCTCACGGTCGAGGGCCTGGTCGGTGAGCATGCCCTCGTCGTCCTCGAGCCGCTGCCACCAGTACCGCGTGACCTCGCCGTCCTCGCCGACGCCGAGCTGGCGGATCACGACCCACTCCGCCTCGTGCCAGACGGCCTCGTAGAGCCAGTCGGTCCCGTAGTCGTCGACGGCCGCGCCGAACGTCCGGGGTGCCGTCCCGCGGTCCAGGTCCCGGATCAGCTCGACGGTGGACCGGATCGCCGACGCGGTGGCTTCGTCCCACCCCCGCCGTTCCGCGAGCTCCGCGTAGTACCCCTCGACCTCAGCCGGAAAGCCGCTCATGCCGCCCGACCCTATCGGGTTCCGCCGACGTCCGGCGCGTACGTCCCACCCGCCGAGCTGAGAAGAACCTATGAAAAACGCCCGGCAGCCGAGGCTGCCGGGCGCGGTTCAACACAGGTCAGAACGCGCGGGTCATCCAGCCGTGCGGGTCGGCCGCGCGCCCGTACTGCACGTCGAGGAGCGCGGAGCGGACGGCCGCGGTGACCGGGCCGCCGTTGCCGTCGCCGATCCGGGTCTCGCCGCCGCGCCACTTCAGCGAGGCGACCGGGGTGACGACCGCCGCCGTACCGCAGGCGAAGACTTCGCGCACCGTGCCGGAGGCGGCACCCTCGCGCCACTCGTCGACCGAGACCTTGCGCTCGGTGACGGTGTAGCCGAGGTCGGTGACCAGCTTCAGGATCGAGTCCCGGGTGACGCCCTCGAGGATCGTGCCGGACAGCTCCGGCGTGACGACGGAGTTGTCGTCGAGGACGAAGTACAGGTTCATCCCGCCGAGTTCCTCGACCCACTTCTTGTCGACGGCGTCCAGGAACGCGACCTGGTCGCAGCCCTGCTCGATCGCCTCGGCCTGGGCGAGCAGCGACGACGCGTAGTTGCCGCCGGTCTTCGCCGCGCCGGTTCCGCCGGGGGCCGCGCGGGTGTACTCCTCGCTCAGCCAGATCCGGACCGGCTTGACGCCGTTCGCGAAGTACGAGCCGGCCGGGGACGCGATCACGCAGTACGTCACCTGGGCCGACGGGCGGACGCCGAGGAACGGGTCCGAGCCGAACATGAACGGTCGCAGGTACAGCGAGGTCTCGCCGCCGCTCGGCACCCAGGCCTGGTCGAGCTCGACCAGCTTGTGCAGCGAGTCGAGGAAGACCGGGGTCGGCAGCTCCGGCAGCGCGAGCCGTTGCGCGGACCGCTGGAACCGGGCCGCGTTCGCCTCCGGGCGGAACAGGTGGATCGAGTCGTCGGGATGCCGGTAGGCCTTCATCCCTTCGAAGATCGTCTGGGCGTAGTGGAACACCGAGGTCGCCGGAGACAGCTCCAGCGGTCCGAAGGCGGTGATCCGTGCGTCGTGCCAGCCCTTCTCGGCCGTCCAGGTGGCGATCGCCATGTGGTCGGTGAAGTACTGCCCGAATCCCGGGTTCGCCAGGATCTGGGCGCGCTGGTCGTCGCTGGCCGGTTGGGTGTTGGGCTCAACGGTGAACTCTGAGGCGCTCATAGCCGCACCGTACCTCTCGACCAACTGGTCATGCGAGCGTCAGTGTGGGCCATCGGTCAGCCCGCCGCGCGCTTGGCGATCGCGTCGCCGATCTCGGCGGTACTGCGGGCGGCGCCCGTGCGCTCCTCGATGTCGGCCTCGACGGCCGCCTCGATCGTGCGCGCCGCCTCGGTCAGCCCGAGGTGCTGGAGCAGCAGCGCCGCGGACAGGATCGCCGCGGTCGGGTCGGCCTTCTGCTGGCCGGCGATGTCCGGCGCGGAGCCGTGCACCGGCTCGAACATGCTCGGCGCGGTCCGGTCCGGGTTGATGTTGCCGCTCGCGGCCAGCCCGATACCACCGCTGATCGCGGCCGCCAGGTCGGTGATGATGTCGCCGAACAGGTTGTCGGTGACGATCACGTCGAACCGCGCCGGGTCGGTGACCAGGAAGATCGTCGCGGCGTCCACGTGCAGGTAGTCGACCGTGATGTCCGGGAACTCCTCGGCGACCTTGTCGACGGTCCGCTTCCAGAGGTGACCGGCGTGCACGAGCACGTTGTTCTTGTGGACGAGCGTGAGCTTCTTCCGCGGCCGCGCCTGCGCCCGGGCGAAGGCGTCCCGGACGACGCGCTCGACGCCGTACGCCGTGTTCACCGACACCTCGGTGGCGATCTCGGCCGGGGTCCCGACCCGGAGCGCGCCGCCGTTGCCGACGTACGGGCCCTCGGTGCCCTCCCGGACGACGACGAAGTCGACGGTGCCCGGGTCGGCCAGCGGCGAGCCGACCGACGGGTAGATCTTCGACGGCCGCAGGTTCACGTAGTGGTCCAGGGTGAACCGGAGCTTGAGCAGCAGACCGCGCTCGAGGACGCCGGACGGGACACTGGGGTCGCCGACCGCGCCGAGCAGGATCGCGTCGTGCTTGCGGATCTCCTCGAGCTCGGCGTCCGGCAGCGTCTCACCGGTGGCGTGCCAGCGCTTCGCGCCGAGGTCGTACTCGGTCCGCTCGAACGTCACGCCGTGCTGCGCGGCTACCGCGTCGAGGACCTTCAGGGCCTCGGTGGTGACCTCGGGTCCGATCCCGTCACCCGGGACGACGGCCAGCGTGAAGTTCTTGTTCTCGCTCACTTGTTGGGTTCTCCCCCATTGTCACGGCGGTTCATGGCCTCTTGGACAGCCTTGACCTCGGCAGCACCTGAGGGCGCCGGGCGAGCCGGACGGCGCCGGCGGGCCGCCTTCCGCTCGCGGCCGTCGACGGCCGGCCAGTTGGCTGGATACATGTCGTACATGCTGTCCTCCCAAATATGTCGTGGGCGGCAGGGTGTGCACGAATTTACTCGCACGTCCGACTATTTCTCCACAATGCGGGCAGGTTGTCCCGGAATATGAGATTCGGGTGAGGTCCCCGGCCCGGACATGTGCAAGTCTCACCGAGTGAGTGCTCCTCCAGAACTGCCGCCGTTGGTGTCGGCAGCCCTCAGCCTGTCCGGCCGCCGCGGATTCGTCAGCTCCACCAGGAACGAGACCGGCCGGTTGCTCGCCACCCTCGCGGCCTCGAAGAACGGCCTGCTCGGTGAGCTCGGGACCGGCTGCGGCGTCGGATCGGCCTGGCTGCGCAGCGGCGCCGGCGAGGGGACCAACATCGTCACCGCGGAGAGCGACCCGCAGCTCGCGCAGGCGGTCGGCGAACTGTTCGCCGCCGACGAGCGGATCGAGGTCGTGTCGGCGGACTGGACCGCGCTGATCGAGCGCGGCCCGTTCGCGCTGCTGTTCGTGGACGCCCGCGAGGCAAAGCTGTCGGCCCGGGACGTGATCGCGGACGTGGTCGAGCCCGGCGGCTTCGTCGTCCTCGACGACTTCACGCCGTCGGCCGTCTGGCCGCCGATGTACGAGGGGCGTGTCGACACGCTCCGCCAGGAATGGCTGATGGACCAGCGCTTCACCACCGTCGAGGTGATGGTCGCCCCGGACGCCGCCGTACTGCTCGCCACCCGGCGCTAGAGGGCGCTCAGACGCCCTCCTAACTGAAGCGGGCCCGAGCTATGGAGCTCGGGCCCTTGTCAGCCGCCATGCGCCTGCGGGCGGCTGACCGCCTTCAGTAAAGCAGTCGTTGGG contains the following coding sequences:
- a CDS encoding MarR family winged helix-turn-helix transcriptional regulator, with product MISASATQAAAEVRVVFGRVKRRLKALAETDDLTPSQSSVLSRLDKDGPASASELAAAERIRPQSMAAILSALREADLIQRHPDPSDGRRQVVSLTTVGRHRLQGDRKVRQEWLAQALQEHCTEADRQTIIKALALLDHAIEAAGV
- the cimA gene encoding citramalate synthase produces the protein MSISDDFHVYDTTLRDGAQQEGLALSVADKIAIAQHLDDLGVGFIEGGWPGAVPKDTEFFERARTELNLRNATFAAFGATRKPGVAAADDPQVAALRDSGAGVVTLVAKSHDAHVERALRTTLDENLRMVADTVRHLRENGQRVFLDTEHFFDGYRANRAYALEVVRVAAEAGADVVALCDTNGGTLPRELQDVVRDVLESTGARLGIHCHNDAGCAVANSIAAVEAGVTHVQGTINGYGERTGNADLLAIVANLELKRSMKLLPEGNLAESFRIAHAIAEVTNVPPSNRAPYVGLSAFAHKAGLHASAIKVDPDLYQHTDPALVGNDMRMLVSEMAGRASIELKGRELGFDLSNDRDLVGRVADRVKDLESRGYTFEAADASFWLLLTEEVDGKRPSFFDVESWRVITESRADGEAVSESTVKLVAGGEREIVTGEGNGPVNALDHALRTAIERAYPAVHKFELVDYKVRILDQGHGTDAVIRVLIETADGEGSWVTVGVGHNIVEASWGALVDGFTFGLLRHKEVAR
- a CDS encoding branched-chain amino acid aminotransferase; the encoded protein is MSASEFTVEPNTQPASDDQRAQILANPGFGQYFTDHMAIATWTAEKGWHDARITAFGPLELSPATSVFHYAQTIFEGMKAYRHPDDSIHLFRPEANAARFQRSAQRLALPELPTPVFLDSLHKLVELDQAWVPSGGETSLYLRPFMFGSDPFLGVRPSAQVTYCVIASPAGSYFANGVKPVRIWLSEEYTRAAPGGTGAAKTGGNYASSLLAQAEAIEQGCDQVAFLDAVDKKWVEELGGMNLYFVLDDNSVVTPELSGTILEGVTRDSILKLVTDLGYTVTERKVSVDEWREGAASGTVREVFACGTAAVVTPVASLKWRGGETRIGDGNGGPVTAAVRSALLDVQYGRAADPHGWMTRAF
- a CDS encoding 3-isopropylmalate dehydrogenase, producing MSENKNFTLAVVPGDGIGPEVTTEALKVLDAVAAQHGVTFERTEYDLGAKRWHATGETLPDAELEEIRKHDAILLGAVGDPSVPSGVLERGLLLKLRFTLDHYVNLRPSKIYPSVGSPLADPGTVDFVVVREGTEGPYVGNGGALRVGTPAEIATEVSVNTAYGVERVVRDAFARAQARPRKKLTLVHKNNVLVHAGHLWKRTVDKVAEEFPDITVDYLHVDAATIFLVTDPARFDVIVTDNLFGDIITDLAAAISGGIGLAASGNINPDRTAPSMFEPVHGSAPDIAGQQKADPTAAILSAALLLQHLGLTEAARTIEAAVEADIEERTGAARSTAEIGDAIAKRAAG
- a CDS encoding O-methyltransferase; the encoded protein is MSAPPELPPLVSAALSLSGRRGFVSSTRNETGRLLATLAASKNGLLGELGTGCGVGSAWLRSGAGEGTNIVTAESDPQLAQAVGELFAADERIEVVSADWTALIERGPFALLFVDAREAKLSARDVIADVVEPGGFVVLDDFTPSAVWPPMYEGRVDTLRQEWLMDQRFTTVEVMVAPDAAVLLATRR